Proteins encoded in a region of the Rutidosis leptorrhynchoides isolate AG116_Rl617_1_P2 chromosome 9, CSIRO_AGI_Rlap_v1, whole genome shotgun sequence genome:
- the LOC139865908 gene encoding triacylglycerol lipase 2-like isoform X1 yields the protein MGELVMKLIIWVIVIISIQKYNTCLGSRRLSSDSLIITNPPPLGICASTVIKYGYKCQEIDVMTEDGYILSVQRIPEGRDDHGGYRRNRQPVLLQHGVLVDGMTWLLNSPEQSLALILADNGYDVWIANTRGTSFSRRHISIDPSKPEFWNWTWDEIAARDLPAVIAFIFNQTNQKIHYVGHSLVEHLLGPKLYMGTLIALASFSEWKQIDKMKSAALLSPIAYLSHMTTPLGILAAKNFVGEVTIVFGLAEFNPKGDDVDRFLKGLCADPKVDCYDLMSSITGKNCCLNASTVDVFLRNEPQSTSTKNLVHLAQTVRDGVLAKYDYGTRAFNVEHYGVPKPPIYNLSNIPTDFPLFLSYGGQDALSDPKDVATLLDDLKMHDEGKLSVQYIKDYAHADFIMGVTAKDVVYNKIISFFQRNQ from the exons ATGGGTGAATTAGTTATGAAATTGATCATATGGGTGATTGTAATTATATCAATTCAAAAATATAATACATGTTTGGGTTCACGAAGACTGAGCTCTGATAGTTTGATTATCACAAACCCTCCCCCGCTCGGAATATGCGCCTCAACTGTGATCAAATACGGATACAAGTGTCAAGAAATTGAC gTGATGACAGAAGATGGATACATATTAAGTGTTCAACGAATTCCCGAGGGGAGAGACGACCACGGGGGTTATCGGAGAAACAGACAACCGGTGTTGTTACAACATGGAGTTCTAGTG GATGGCATGACATGGCTGCTAAATTCTCCAGAGCAATCTCTTGCTTTGATCTTGGCGGATAATGGTTACGATGTTTGGATAGCCAACACTAGAGGAACATCTTTTAGTCGACGCCACATTTCTATTGACCCCAGCAAACCT GAATTCTGGAATTGGACATGGGACGAGATTGCTGCTCGTGACTTACCTGCTGTTATCGCGTTTATCTTCAACCAAACTAACCAAAAGATTCACTATGTCGGCCACTCCCTGGTAGAACATCTATTGGGCCCGAAATTATATATG GGAACTTTGATTGCATTGGCATCTTTCTCAGAGTGGAAACAAATAGACAAGATGAAATCAGCTGCATTGCTTAGCCCAATCGCTTACTTGAGCCATATGACCACCCCCCTTGGTATCCTCGCTGCCAAAAACTTTGTTGGTGAG GTCACAATAGTGTTTGGGTTAGCCGAGTTCAATCCAAAAGG TGATGACGTGGACCGTTTCCTCAAAGGCCTTTGTGCAGATCCAAAGGTTGATTGTTATGACTTGATGTCTTCCATTACAG GTAAAAACTGTTGCCTCAATGCTTCAACCGTTGACGTTTTCTTAAGAAATGAGCCTCAATCTACTTCAACAAAGAACTTAGTTCACTTGGCTCAAA CTGTTAGGGATGGGGTTTTGGCAAAGTACGATTATGGAACTCGTGCATTTAATGTGGAACACTATGGGGTACCAAAGCCTCCAATTTATAATCTCTCGAACATCCCGACAGATTTTCCTCTGTTTCTTAGTTATGGAGGACAAGATGCTCTTTCTGACCCTAAAGACGTTGCTACTTTACTCGATGATCTTAAGATGCACGATGAAGGAAAGCTTAGTGTGCAATATATCAAGGATTATGCTCATGCTGATTTTATCATGGGTGTGACAGCTAAAGATGTTGTTTATAACAAAATCATCTCCTTTTTTCAGAGAAACCAATAA
- the LOC139865908 gene encoding triacylglycerol lipase 2-like isoform X2: MGELVMKLIIWVIVIISIQKYNTCLGSRRLSSDSLIITNPPPLGICASTVIKYGYKCQEIDVMTEDGYILSVQRIPEGRDDHGGYRRNRQPVLLQHGVLVDGMTWLLNSPEQSLALILADNGYDVWIANTRGTSFSRRHISIDPSKPEFWNWTWDEIAARDLPAVIAFIFNQTNQKIHYVGHSLGTLIALASFSEWKQIDKMKSAALLSPIAYLSHMTTPLGILAAKNFVGEVTIVFGLAEFNPKGDDVDRFLKGLCADPKVDCYDLMSSITGKNCCLNASTVDVFLRNEPQSTSTKNLVHLAQTVRDGVLAKYDYGTRAFNVEHYGVPKPPIYNLSNIPTDFPLFLSYGGQDALSDPKDVATLLDDLKMHDEGKLSVQYIKDYAHADFIMGVTAKDVVYNKIISFFQRNQ, translated from the exons ATGGGTGAATTAGTTATGAAATTGATCATATGGGTGATTGTAATTATATCAATTCAAAAATATAATACATGTTTGGGTTCACGAAGACTGAGCTCTGATAGTTTGATTATCACAAACCCTCCCCCGCTCGGAATATGCGCCTCAACTGTGATCAAATACGGATACAAGTGTCAAGAAATTGAC gTGATGACAGAAGATGGATACATATTAAGTGTTCAACGAATTCCCGAGGGGAGAGACGACCACGGGGGTTATCGGAGAAACAGACAACCGGTGTTGTTACAACATGGAGTTCTAGTG GATGGCATGACATGGCTGCTAAATTCTCCAGAGCAATCTCTTGCTTTGATCTTGGCGGATAATGGTTACGATGTTTGGATAGCCAACACTAGAGGAACATCTTTTAGTCGACGCCACATTTCTATTGACCCCAGCAAACCT GAATTCTGGAATTGGACATGGGACGAGATTGCTGCTCGTGACTTACCTGCTGTTATCGCGTTTATCTTCAACCAAACTAACCAAAAGATTCACTATGTCGGCCACTCCCTG GGAACTTTGATTGCATTGGCATCTTTCTCAGAGTGGAAACAAATAGACAAGATGAAATCAGCTGCATTGCTTAGCCCAATCGCTTACTTGAGCCATATGACCACCCCCCTTGGTATCCTCGCTGCCAAAAACTTTGTTGGTGAG GTCACAATAGTGTTTGGGTTAGCCGAGTTCAATCCAAAAGG TGATGACGTGGACCGTTTCCTCAAAGGCCTTTGTGCAGATCCAAAGGTTGATTGTTATGACTTGATGTCTTCCATTACAG GTAAAAACTGTTGCCTCAATGCTTCAACCGTTGACGTTTTCTTAAGAAATGAGCCTCAATCTACTTCAACAAAGAACTTAGTTCACTTGGCTCAAA CTGTTAGGGATGGGGTTTTGGCAAAGTACGATTATGGAACTCGTGCATTTAATGTGGAACACTATGGGGTACCAAAGCCTCCAATTTATAATCTCTCGAACATCCCGACAGATTTTCCTCTGTTTCTTAGTTATGGAGGACAAGATGCTCTTTCTGACCCTAAAGACGTTGCTACTTTACTCGATGATCTTAAGATGCACGATGAAGGAAAGCTTAGTGTGCAATATATCAAGGATTATGCTCATGCTGATTTTATCATGGGTGTGACAGCTAAAGATGTTGTTTATAACAAAATCATCTCCTTTTTTCAGAGAAACCAATAA
- the LOC139865910 gene encoding mavicyanin-like, protein MSFFMGCVVTLLMLLKQSYAEQHVVGGKQGWDESTDFDTWASGETFKVGDTLVFKYSPMHTVAELGSESDYKKCDVGSATNSMSDGNSVVKLTKAGTRYFACGTSGHCGQGMKVKITTVSGSSSGSGSSSPSSSSSNASPTSTSGATCVSGSFVLATAIFVMCYMMTILF, encoded by the exons ATGTCCTTTTTCATGGGTTGCGTTGTGACGCTATTAATGTTATTGAAACAAAGTTATGCAGAACAACATGTTGTTGGAGGCAAACAAGGATGGGACGAATCAACAGATTTTGACACTTGGGCTTCTGGTGAAACCTTTAAAGTCGGTGACACATTAG TATTCAAGTACAGTCCAATGCATACTGTTGCGGAGCTTGGTAGTGAGAGTGACTACAAGAAATGCGACGTGGGATCAGCCACGAATTCAATGAGCGACGGGAACAGTGTAGTGAAGTTAACTAAAGCGGGTACTAGATACTTTGCATGTGGTACAAGTGGACATTGTGGTCAAGGTATGAAGGTCAAGATTACTACTGTCTCgggttcttcttctggttccggttcgtcatcaccatcatcgtcatcatcaaatGCATCACCAACTTCAACTTCGGGAGCAACATGTGTTTCAGGATCCTTTGTTTTAGCCACTGCCATTTTTGTGATGTGTTATATGATGaccatattattttaa